In Edaphobacter paludis, a single window of DNA contains:
- a CDS encoding HipA family kinase, giving the protein MAVLAVQAIRRMRGGAQSQLMLGADGKLWVVKFQNNPQHLRVLANELIATRLAAAVGLTVPVSDVVEVTEWLVANTLDMQVELGHSVRYKYVAGLQFGSQFVGGLMPGQVVDYLPEQQLDEVRNLAEFAGMLCIDKWAGNCNGRQAVFERKPRERKYRATFIDQGFCFNAGEWTFPDSPLRGVYQRNKVYARVTGWESFEPWLSCVEAMDAGVLWEIAEAVPPEWYGGDTAVIERLMEQMLTRRSRVRELIASFRDSNREPFPMWDTGKRIVVPRQFAEMSGAGKFVM; this is encoded by the coding sequence TTGGCGGTTCTGGCGGTGCAGGCGATTCGAAGGATGCGGGGCGGGGCGCAGAGCCAGTTGATGCTGGGGGCCGACGGCAAGCTGTGGGTGGTGAAGTTTCAGAACAATCCGCAGCACCTGCGCGTGCTGGCGAATGAGCTGATTGCTACTCGTCTGGCGGCGGCGGTGGGCCTGACCGTCCCTGTGAGTGATGTCGTTGAAGTAACGGAATGGCTGGTGGCGAACACGCTCGACATGCAGGTGGAGCTGGGACACAGCGTCCGCTATAAATATGTTGCCGGGTTGCAGTTTGGGTCGCAGTTCGTGGGCGGCCTGATGCCGGGGCAGGTGGTGGACTATCTGCCCGAGCAGCAGTTGGATGAGGTGAGGAACCTGGCGGAGTTTGCCGGAATGCTCTGCATCGATAAGTGGGCGGGCAACTGCAATGGGCGGCAGGCAGTGTTTGAACGCAAGCCGCGAGAACGGAAGTATCGAGCAACGTTTATCGATCAGGGCTTCTGCTTCAACGCGGGCGAGTGGACGTTTCCCGATTCACCGCTGCGTGGCGTCTATCAGCGCAACAAGGTGTATGCGCGGGTGACCGGCTGGGAGAGCTTTGAGCCGTGGCTGAGCTGTGTGGAGGCGATGGACGCAGGCGTGCTGTGGGAGATTGCGGAGGCGGTTCCTCCGGAGTGGTACGGCGGAGATACGGCTGTGATCGAGCGGTTGATGGAGCAGATGCTGACGCGGCGGTCGCGGGTGCGAGAGTTGATTGCGTCATTTCGGGATTCGAATCGGGAGCCGTTCCCAATGTGGGATACAGGGAAGCGGATTGTTGTGCCGAGGCAGTTCGCGGAGATGAGTGGAGCGGGTAAGTTTGTGATGTAG
- a CDS encoding DUF3037 domain-containing protein: protein MKERLPCEFFLIRYVPDVVKGEFTNIGVVLREAGDVASDAAKPEHAVVRFTRDWSRVRCMDADADIGLLEALEGEIAERLRMSATDPKPVLALLEDTLSNSVQISPPRASLAESMAAEMEQLMRMYVEPLKIKVERRRTGRAAIAGAMRTEFERARVWALMRKRIAASLYTRPGDPMKIDCGYRPNGVIRMFQAVSLEGDVEAAKGLAYSAPQLREGVLRVESAKLELTAVVEPLRSVSDIEDEAMERYRFGVEAMERQEIRVVTVSDLARVAETARVELRV, encoded by the coding sequence TTGAAGGAACGGTTGCCGTGCGAGTTCTTCCTGATCCGGTATGTGCCGGATGTGGTGAAGGGCGAGTTTACGAACATCGGGGTTGTGCTGCGAGAGGCCGGAGACGTTGCGTCCGATGCAGCGAAGCCCGAGCACGCGGTGGTACGTTTTACGCGGGACTGGAGCCGCGTGCGGTGCATGGATGCGGATGCCGACATCGGCCTGCTGGAGGCGTTGGAGGGTGAGATCGCGGAGCGGTTGCGAATGAGCGCAACCGATCCGAAGCCGGTGCTGGCTTTGCTGGAAGACACGCTTTCGAATTCGGTGCAGATCTCGCCGCCGCGGGCTTCGCTGGCCGAGAGTATGGCAGCGGAGATGGAACAGTTGATGCGCATGTATGTCGAGCCGCTGAAGATTAAGGTTGAGCGTCGTCGAACGGGGCGCGCAGCCATCGCCGGAGCGATGCGGACGGAGTTTGAGCGCGCCAGGGTTTGGGCCCTGATGCGGAAGCGAATTGCGGCTTCGCTCTATACGCGGCCCGGCGATCCGATGAAGATCGACTGCGGCTATCGACCGAATGGTGTGATTCGAATGTTTCAGGCTGTGTCGCTCGAAGGCGATGTGGAGGCGGCCAAGGGGTTGGCTTATTCGGCTCCGCAGTTGCGCGAGGGCGTGCTTCGGGTGGAGAGCGCAAAGCTGGAGTTGACGGCGGTGGTCGAGCCTTTGCGGTCGGTGTCGGATATTGAGGACGAGGCGATGGAGCGGTACCGGTTCGGCGTCGAGGCGATGGAGCGACAGGAGATTCGCGTGGTGACGGTAAGCGATCTGGCGCGGGTGGCGGAGACGGCGCGGGTGGAGTTGCGGGTTTGA